In Bradyrhizobium sp. WBOS07, the genomic window GCGTTTTTCCTGCATTCGTGCCGCTGCGCACATCACAGCATCTCCGGCGCGTTGAAGTAGCGCCACGCTGCGGCGACGCCGATGCCCAAGGTCTTTGCCACCACTTCGGGCGCCGCACCGGAGCGGACCAGGTTCGCGGCGAGAGCGTTGCGCATTGACGTAGGCACGGCGTCCGGACCGACTCCAGTCGCCTGTCGCAGCCGGCGGCAAGCCAGTTGAAGCGATCGCGCGCTGAAGCGGGTCCCCCGCGCCGTAACGAACAAAGGTGCGCTCGGCGGAAGCTCGAAGGGCTGTACTCGCAGGTAGCGCTCCAGCCACTCTTTGGCGTCCGGCGAAACGATGCCGGGTCGCCCGTTCAGGTGGGAGCCGGTTACCCTGACCGTCGAAAGCCGTGGGTTGTAGTCGCCGCGGTTCAACGCGACCAACTCGGCGGTCGTGAGACCGGACGATGCAGCCAAGCGAAGCGCAGCGTGATCGCGCGCGTGTGTCCATGACTCATCGCGATCGCTCGGCGACACCGCGAGCATGATCTCGATGACGTCGTCGCCGACGGCCGCGCGGCGGACCCTACCGCACGGTGGGAAGCGGCAGCTCAGCAGCTTCGAGCAGTCATAGGAACGCTCCAGGCTAAGAAAGCGGGCAAAACTTCGCAACGCGGAGAAGCGTCTAAAGATGGTGGACTGCGCCGTCCCGGTCGCGGCCCAGGTGGCCGCAATGCCGTCGATGACCGACTGGTCGATCCGCACGATTGCGGCTACCTCGTCGGAGCCGAGCGCAGCCGCAAGATTCCGAATGTCCCGTGAATAACAGTCCATCGTCGACGCCGAAGCATCCGCATCTCTCAAGCCGTCCAACCAGGCCGAGCTCTCCGGAGCAAATGGCGACGTCGTGGGC contains:
- a CDS encoding tyrosine-type recombinase/integrase, producing the protein MKIRSPTTSPFAPESSAWLDGLRDADASASTMDCYSRDIRNLAAALGSDEVAAIVRIDQSVIDGIAATWAATGTAQSTIFRRFSALRSFARFLSLERSYDCSKLLSCRFPPCGRVRRAAVGDDVIEIMLAVSPSDRDESWTHARDHAALRLAASSGLTTAELVALNRGDYNPRLSTVRVTGSHLNGRPGIVSPDAKEWLERYLRVQPFELPPSAPLFVTARGTRFSARSLQLACRRLRQATGVGPDAVPTSMRNALAANLVRSGAAPEVVAKTLGIGVAAAWRYFNAPEML